Proteins from a genomic interval of Zingiber officinale cultivar Zhangliang chromosome 1B, Zo_v1.1, whole genome shotgun sequence:
- the LOC122047952 gene encoding uncharacterized protein LOC122047952 → MKLMEVHCDTHQHVDKPLLESSERKAKVRLELLRRLTNDPELCHNTLRVSPPAFVQLCNLLRATKLVKANKNSSVEEKVAKFLYLIAHDVTTRQLSFFFRRSTRTISTHFHEVLRAVISMHEKFIKQSDHRSELPPEIGNSSPFTSYFKDCIGAIDGIQVRVKIPSKDAPNFKGRKGWPTTDIWAACSFDLCFTYILTGSEETASDSRILKNAIIRDELVIPEGKFYLVDDDFMLKSNLLAPYPRVRYHLKEYSQCGPENAEELFNLTHASLHMAIKRAFGVLKKRFPIIASGAEPDYPIRTHICIIVACCILHNFLMGVDPNNRLIEEVDAELMNATIGSSAAIGLGNERQDEEFRRGMLLRENIARAMWSDYTVNELIKEKPQVKEWWTAPIHNYDKLYTPFAPDRAAAEDVFAGAFFNTGPEEETPQDPLLECNGVNFIKPSGEGSPILDDQMPSKFKRKRSAMNETNDKNLQDSEIRLLRIATALEKGKLKIKEVDNPTAEEFSRKEIFAELERLQVDSSKIIDAYLLLSADKEKTKTFFGAPESYRLSVIYKMMSQL, encoded by the exons atgaaattaatggaGGTACATTGTGACACCCATCAGCATGTTGACAAACCATTGTTGGAAAGTAGCGAACGTAAAGCAAAGGTTCGTCTTGAGTTGTTAAGGAGATTGACTAATGATCCTGAGTTGTGTCATAATACTCTTAGAGTGAGTCCACCGGCGTTTGTTCAACTTTGTAATCTTCTAAGAGCTACAAAACTTGTGAAGGCTAATAAGAATTCATCAGTGGAGGAAAAAGTAGCAAAATTCTTGTACTTGATAGCACATGATGTAACCACTAgacaactttcattttttttccgaCGGTCAACTAGAACTATAAGTACCCATTTCCATGAAGTTCTAAGAGCAGTTATTAGCATGCACGAGAAATTTATAAAACAATCAGATCATAGATCAGAACTACCACCAGAGATTGGCAATAGTAGTCCATTCACATCATATTTCAAG GACTGTATTGGTGCAATTGATGGTATACAAGTTAGAGTAAAGATACCTAGTAAGGATGCACCGAATTTCAAAGGAAGGAAAGGATGGCCTACAACAGACATTTGGGCAGCATGTTCATTTGATTTATGTTTCACGTACATTCTCACTGGTTCAGAAGAGACTGCATCAGATtcaagaattttgaaaaatgcCATTATAAGAGATGAATTGGTAATACCAGAAG GAAAATTCTACTTAGTTGATGATGATTTCATGTTGAAAAGTAATCTACTTGCACCATATCCTAGAGTTCGTTATCACTTGAAAGAATACTCACAATGTGGTCCAGAAAATGCAGAAGAATTATTTAACCTTACACATGCATCCCTTCATATGGCAATTAAACGTGCATTTGGGGTGTTGAAGAAAAGATTTCCTATTATAGCTAGTGGAGCCGAACCAGATTATCCTATTCGTACCCATATCTGTATCATCGTAGCATGTTGTATTTTGCACAACTTCTTAATGGGTGTTGACCCGAATAACCGATTGATTGAAGAAGTAGATGCAGAATTGATGAATGCTACTATTGGTAGCTCTGCTGCTATTGGTCTTGGTAATGAAAGACAAGATGAAGAATTTAGAAGGGGCATGCTATTGAGAGAAAACATAGCTAGAGCAATGTGGAGCGATTACACAGTTAATGAACTTATTAAG GAGAAACCACAGGTAAAAGAATGGTGGACAGCACCCATCCACAACTACGACAAGTTGTATACACCCTTTGCCCCTGATCGTGCAGCAGCTGAAGATGTTTTTGCTGGTGCATTCTTCAACACCGGTCCTGAAGAGGAGACTCCACAAGACCCATTATTGGAGTGTAATGGTGTCAATTTTATAAAACCATCTGGTGAAGGAAGCCCAATTTTAGATGACCAAATGCCCAGCAAGTTCAAGAGGAAAAGATCAGCAATGAATGAGACAAATGATAAAAATCTTCAGGATTCAGAAATCAGACTACTTAGAATAGCAACAGCTCTTGAAAAAGGTAAACTCAAGATCAAGGAAGTTGACAATCCTACAGCTGAAGAGTTCTCAAGAAAGGAAATTTTTGCAGAGCTAGAAAGATTGCAAGTTGATTCTTCAAAGATCATAGATGCATACTTGCTCCTCTCAGCAGATAAAGAGAAAACAAAGACATTTTTTGGAGCGCCCGAATCATACCGATTGAGTGTGATTTATAAGATGATGTCTCAACTCTGA